The Pan paniscus chromosome 1, NHGRI_mPanPan1-v2.0_pri, whole genome shotgun sequence genome has a segment encoding these proteins:
- the LOC100971901 gene encoding olfactory receptor 2T29 — protein MANITGMANHTGRLDFILMGLFRQSKHPALLSVVIFVVFLMALSENAFLILLIHSDTHLHTPMYFFISQLSLMDMVYISVTVPKMLLDQVMGVNKISAPECGMQMFLYLTLVGSEFFLLAAMAYDRYVAICHPLRYPVLMNHRVCLFLASGCWFLGSVDGFMLTPITMSFPFCRSWEIHHFFCEVPAVTILSCSDTSLYKTLMYLCCVLMLLIPVTIISSSYLLILLTIHRMNSAEGRKKAFATCSSHLTVVILFYGAAIYTYMLPSSYHTPEKDMMVSVFYTILTPVLNPLIYSLRNKDVMGALKKMLTVRFVL, from the coding sequence ATGGCCAACATCACCGGGATGGCCAACCACACTGGAAGGTTGGATTTCATCCTCATGGGACTCTTCAGACAATCCAAACATCCAGCTCTACTTAGTGTGGtcatctttgtggttttcctGATGGCGTTGTCTGAAAATGCTTTCCTGATCCTTCTGATACACTCTGACAcccacctccacacccccatgtactttTTCATCAGTCAATTGTCTCTCATGGACATGGTGTACATTTCTGTCACTGTGCCCAAGATGCTCCTGGACCAGGTCATGGGTGTGAATAAGATCTCAGCCCCTGAGTGTGGGATGCAGATGTTCCTCTATCTGACACTAGTAGGTTCGGAATTTTTCCTTCTAGCTGCCATGGCCTATGACCGCTACGTGGCCATCTGCCATCCTCTCCGTTACCCTGTCCTCATGAACCATAGGGTCTGTCTTTTCCTGGCATCGGGCTGCTGGTTCCTGGGCTCAGTGGATGGCTTCATGCTCACTCCCATCACCATGAGCTTCCCCTTCTGCAGATCCTGGGAGATTCATCATTTCTTCTGTGAAGTCCCTGCTGTAACGATCCTGTCCTGCTCAGACACCTCACTCTATAAGACCCTCATGTACTTGTGCTGTGTCCTCATGCTCCTCATCCCTGTGACGATCATTTCAAGCTCCTATTTACTCATCCTCCTCACCATACACAGGATGAACTCAGCAGAGGGCCGGAAAAAGGCCTTTGCCACCTGTTCCTCCCACCTGACTGTGGTCATCCTCTTCTATGGGGCTGCCATCTACACCTACATGCTCCCCAGCTCCTACCACACCCCTGAGAAGGACATGATGGTATCTGTCTTCTATACCATCCTCACTCCAGTGCTGAACCCTTTAATCTATAGTCTTAGGAATAAGGATGTCATGGGGGCTCTGAAGAAAATGTTAACTGTGAGATTCGTCCTTTAG